The sequence below is a genomic window from Falco rusticolus isolate bFalRus1 chromosome 8, bFalRus1.pri, whole genome shotgun sequence.
TCATTTTCATCAACATACTATTCAGTAACTCTGCAATAGTATTGAGCCTAATGCTGCAGTAGATCACTACTTTTCTCGAAAATTCCTCAAAAATTGCATGCTATTTATAATGgacaaaacccccacatttaTTTGTAGAACTACAAGGAGCACAATGTGCAATAGGTGTCACTAACTCTCAACAATTTTTACAATCTGTAGATGCATGTTGCACTTAAGCTGCTCACTAAGAGCACCATCACCTACACTGCTCCTGAAGAAGCGTCTCCATTATTTTAATaccctggaaaaaaagcaaaaaaaatgccagttttgCACACAACTTAAGTATTTCATACATTAGAAAGGGCATCCCACAACATACCATTAAGCCTTAAAAGAAATTGCGTATTATGGTCCTGCACAAACTCAGTGCGGGTCTCCCCTCTGCCTGGGAAGCACAAGGAACATTACAGCAGAGGCTGCTCAGGGGAACCTAGAAAGGACCAAGGACCCTTAGCAGCTTGCAAGCTCTTCCAGGCCAAGACTGCGCTTGATCAGGTCACACATTTCATTCCAGTTCTGTCACTGCTTCGCTTGCACCAAACCACTACTCATCCCTGCACCTtggtatttccattttaaagagGGATATACCATCACTCATGTTCTTTGCATGCAAGCAATTGGGAGCGTGAGTATGAAAGCGCCCCATAAAAGCCCCATGATTATTTCTATAATGAAGGAATTCATGTTGGAATGAAGTAAAAAATGCCATCAGAGGACCAAGAAGGTGAATACTTCTTTCTCCAGGACTGATCTatgaaggaaggaggaaattCTAAACAATGAACTATTaatcaaagcaaaatgcacGTTGAATCTAGGGGGTTTGTTTGGCAGGGGGTTTGCTGCAGACAAGCAGCTCACCAGCCTGCAACCTGGGTGCTCACCAACCAGCAACGGCTGCAGGGGTGCAAACCACGGAACTACCTACAGCAGGGCAGCCATCCAAAAACTGGGGGGAAGCTTTCAACCAAGTGCTTTTCCCACGTCAGGGCTACAGCCTGCTCCACAGCCAGATGCTTTACTATTCTGCAATTAGTTTAGGTTCGAGGTTCAGTACAAAGTGAGAGAGAAGCAGCGTGTACTGAAACTGTAGTGATTTGCCAACCCTGCCTCTAATGTTTGGTGAGATCATGTGGACTAAAGCAAGCTCTGAGCTTAGCTATAACCTGTGTGGGGCTAAGGTTTACCCTAGTAGGCTCTCTGTTTGtcaagataaaagaaaaaggatttctCTGAGTCACTGTGAGAGGAGGTAAAAAAGGGCAATGTTAACAAATAGGTCAAGAGAATTTCTCTTCACATCtctacaaaaccaaaatggacGAGGTATTTTATACCTATAAAAAACAGTTCATCTTCCATGCCTATTCTTTGTAGAAGGCAATAAACTGGCTACCTTAGTCTATCAGCCTAAATTGGACATGCCACTGTTTACAGAATGAAGCACTAATTGCCGTAAGTGAAGACTCGGAGGTTTGCCTAgggaatttaaaaatgttacttatTGAATCAATTATGTTCACAGTGTgacaactgctttttcttttatttctcctcatAGCGCTGCAGACTTTTAGGCAATGTGGtgttgaggaagaaaaggggacTGAGAGGGGACTcaattaaatgaataaaatatgaaaggGCAGGCACAAGTCATTACCCAGTATCTTTTCAGCTAGGAACAACTAAATCAAAGCCTAATCAATATATTCCTTTCAACTAAAGTTCAAACGCTTAAGTCTCAGCCCCAGGAGATCAAGCTTAAAGGAGCTAAATTTACACTGCTTAGAGTGCAATGATGCACTTGAAATGCAGAACAAACATTGCCTACTCACTGCACTCTGCACCTCTACAGCTGCAGCTTAAAAGCTTCTCTGATGGACAAGACACagaatagttttattttcagaggtgGAAGTGCTCTGCTAGTGTAAGAGCTCTCCTGCCGTAAGTGTCTACATACAGCCCTTATCAGTGCAATACCCCAAGGCACTCGAAGGGATGGGAGCCCAGCAGATCCCAGTCCAGCAACAGCTATGGGCAACTCCTCCAGCAAGTGCCACTTTGTCCCCACAGCCAGTACGTGGAAACCACACCGACCCAGCAGTGGGGTGACAGGGCAATGAGGGAAATGAGAAATGGCAGTCTAAGGACTTTCCAGCACTACAGACTTGTTGAGCAGCCTACATTTGCATCTGGAGTAGCTGCCAGGAGCCAGACTGGACTGCCAGCTGACAGGGACAGTCAGAACATATCACATCTGTAGCAACTCCACAGCTTTACCAAACACTGTAAGTTTTAAAGAAGAGGTTAAGTGATGTAcaggaaaaagataaatggCCTGTTTGAATGTGATGAAGGCAATGCCTATTGCAGTGCACACCCCATTTCTGTTGCCATCACAAAAGCAGGGTAGCATTTTAACAGACTAGCAGAAGATTTTATGCTGTCTCTGAAAAGAGCACCTAAGACCTTTCAATCTTTTTCTTACCAcgacaaaacatttttcagttagATATCTGTTATTTGAGCTCAGTGCCACCATTTAACAAACACTACATCATGGCTTTTAACTTCCATCTCCTTATATATTCAagttaagcaaaaaaataagaaaccaagatgtgaaaatgacagaaatgttgCAACATTTAAGAGGCAACAATAAAACACCTACCAACATAACAAAAGTTTCCCACTACAAACGCTCCTTTATTGTGTGGCCTTAAAATCACTCATAACTTCATCATCTGTACTGCTTCACACTGCCAGAGATCATTGTAACTTAGACAGGTACAAACTAATTAGGCCACtctttaaacaaattttaaaaactcaaaCACACAAAGGCCGACTTCAGGGGCCACCACTACCCCCTGGGCTGGAAACTTCTTGCAGACAAGGGAGCATCCTTTCACCTCTCTGAAGGAAGCCAGGCTCTCACCATCAGACCCAGCACAGGCTGCGCTGGTAGCTGGCATTTACCAGCGTATCTGCTCAGACTTCTGAATTATTCAGGAGCAGAGTTTTATTGGCAATAATGTGAGTGCACATCATGCATTAATACCTTTTCTgaacaggtaagaaaaaaaataaccataaatgctgtaattttttcaCTCAAATGCACTACAACTTCTATACAAACAAAAGCAGGGCAGAAAGATTTTCTCTCCTACATTTTTGTTCAGAGTTGGAACAAAGTAAGGGAAACATGACAAGTATGAGGAGCCATAAAATGTCACTGTCGTTCTGctaggcattaaaaaaaaccctacccacAGAACAGGCTCATATctcagttacaaaaataatgatTCAAAAGAGAAGTGCCTTTGGTATCCATGAATAGTaactttccctctctttctaCAAAATAAAGATACTTAATATTGACTGCGTGAATACATGAGCATTATTGTTGtcaaacagattttaatatCCATTCAGTATTTCCTCCTGCTCTTCATGTAGCTCATCCCCTACTCCATTTCCTCTGCCCCCTCACGTTGCTGCCTCCCACTGATTCCTTACTCCCTTATCTCATCTGAGCCTGTCCAAACAGATGGATGGAGGAGTGCACTGCTGTCAGGATAGAGGAGATAAAGCAGGAATCATGGTTTGGCTTTGAAAGTAACATCCTTACCTATTCCAACCAATTATACCAGGTGCAGAGCCTTTTTGGTCAGGCCGTTAGGAAGGATGGAGATCAGGTACTGGAAGTAGTAAATGGAAGCCTAGACAGCATTTATCAAGCATTGTCATACATGCaacatatacattttaaaactttaaatattGTCTTTGTATTGCCATTTATTACATTTGGGTATAATGTGCCTCAGAACTACTCTTATGGCCAAGCCACCAAAGGAACCCTGTCTAAGAGCTTAGAAGAAATGAGATGCCTAGATACAGCTTCTGCCTTAGGGAGACAGATGTtttggaggtggggggaaaaaccaGGCAAGACCACACATTTATACCAGATCTGGTgcacttgtatttttctttttcacagttcTGCAGACACAGCCAAAATTGCTAAAGGATTTCTAATGCAGCACTGTAGAGATACTGCGAGCTAGTCTGCTCTACCCGCTAGCTCCACGCTGCCACAAGCCAGCAAGATGTGTCCCATTGCTCACAGTCACTGCTTACATTAGCATAGCTCACgatttctggggtttttctttcaaagcctCAACAAAAGTATCTTACAGTTATCAAGAATAATCAAATATATTTCTACCTACAGCTCTTGGGACACAGGTTCCAAAATCAGGTTTTCAAGCACAAATGAGAGGTGGGGACTGTCAGCCCCTAGGCTGGCAGAGAGGAGACAGTCCCGAGGGACTGCGGGTGGGGTGCTGCCCAggctcccactgacttcagtgcaAGAAAAGGCAGGACACTGCTAAGGccacttcaaaacaaaaccaaaccaaaaaagccccaaaaccaaaaaccccaccttCAAGAGTATTAACCTCTTGGTCCCTGTGAATAATTAAAGAATGGCATAAGGTATGATCTGAACCATGGACATCTAAGTTcatgtgaaaaacaaatttttcaaTTAGATAActaaaaaatgataaataatggTAAATCTAAATTCATTATAGTCTTGCAGTACATAAGATTCATGAGCGCAGCCATGAAAATGCCATGGCCATGTTTTCAGGCACATACACATGCTTTCATTCACCTGAAACAAGATATAAactggagggagggaaaaagaaagaaagaaagaaacaaacaaaaaaacccaaaacaaaaagaaaaaaaaaagaaataaggcaAAAACCCTCTCAGTTTCTCATTAGAAAAGTTTAGTGAAAtgttccttccttctccttcttgctCCCTTTTCAGCAGATGTAAATTTTAAACAGTCTGCACAGCACAACCTGAACCCCCAAATCTCTTCAAAGTATAAACTCGCAGAGAACAAGAATTCCACAAAACTTCATTTCCCAATGAACAAATGCTTCAGGAGACATGGCTCTTAAACCTAGTTTATCAATATGACATGACTCCCCGAAATGAAAAGCCTTTGAACACCACCTCCCTTGGGATGCTCTGCTGGATAGCTTTTATCCTCTTTCATAATTCTTACTGAAAGACAGAACTATTGAAGTATACAGAACTGCTACAGGGAGATTGACTGTGGCTATTGTAAATACATcaagctgccaaaaaaaaacccctgacaTTACTGGAGAAAAATGTGTGACATGATATAAATTCATGTTGACTACTTTTGACTACTTCAGTATAAAGGTGCTATAGAACGGCAAATTATTACTACAGTATTAGCTGGTACAATGAGGCATTAGGAAGAAGAACTGTTCCAGTGCCTGGGGGAAATCAGGAATAAGAATGAATTACAGAAACTGATACAGTCATATACGCCATGTTTTAAGAtgtatctgaaataaaactattaCCATAATAAAACtaaatccatttttattctgcttattCTCTGTAGACAAAATATCAAATATTCTTTCAACAATTAAAAGATACAAAGAATCCAGACTCAATTTAATTTTGAACCCAAGATGATCTGGTGattcaaaaaaatacagaatataacTCAGAGAGGAAattcaagcaaaaaaattacttaccTTCCTCACagcctgttttaaaaatgattgAGCAAAAGCTTCCAACACACAGTTGAGCAAACCTGCCCCCGTGACTGATATTTGGCCTTTTTGTGTGAAGTCTGTCCTAAGAAACAGGAACAGaacatccttttatttttctgtctactTAGTAAACACTAAGCGTATGTTAGAAAGTTAGTCTTTGATACCCAAGTACAGGATTAATCTCTTACATTCACACATTTTGTATGACAATCTCAAAGGCAAACACACAGCAGACCAGTGGCATAACAAGATGCTTGTGACTAGCATCTCCCGCCGCCAGCACTGCTGAAGGTCCAGCTGGACTCTGCTCCAGGGAGGACACAAGACACACGTTTACTGGAGAAACCCAAAGAGCAGCAACACAGAGAGGTCTGAAGGAGACACAACAGCTGTCCCCAGAATCATGAAAGCCAACGGcagacacaggaaaatacacctCTACAATTTTATAGAGTCCTCAGGACATCATTCCACCCAAGCAGAGGTGGTGATACCAGTGAGGAGAGGACCCCGCAGTCCCATCCCGGCAGCACGCAGGCGAACCACCATCACTGATGCCCTCGGTGTGCCACTAACATCTTTAATTTCTGTCAATGCAATTCAGTAAAAATGCAGACACATGGAGTTGCAGTGAAGAAGCAGGAGAACATGAGAAGTTTGCCCCAACCACAGAATGGATGTCAGCACTAAAAATCCACCACTGAACTCAGCCGCTTTGGTtggaatttatttattcattttgcaGTTTCACCATTgagcctctttcttttttgtcccCTACAAGGAAAATATTGATCTCTAATTGATTTCTGTAGCACGCAGCTAGCAATGCCGCATCATTACAACACAGTCACAGGGAGAAGTCTATTAATGAGATCCAGCTACTAAATTATTGACTAGTTAAGTACAGCAAATTTGGTCTAATTGTTTTCATGATGGGGGTTTAATTAAAGTGTCTTTAGTATAAAAAGTCTAGCAATATTCTTGCTCCGATAGTGTCAGGGAGAGTTTCCAAAGCCTGCATggctttcaaaattaaattaaaagttacATCCAATGCAAGGCTCTTCAAAAGAGGGAGCTTTTGTACGGAAGATCTTTTTAATTCCCATCTCCAGCTGACAAGCACTGCTCATGCATCACGTGCCTCTCTCCACGTCAGGGAGGCATCTCACCCTGCGCCCACCGCACTGCAAGAGACTGTGGCTCCCTTGGGCTCTCTGAAATGAGGGAAAGTGCTGGGCAATAAAGGGAATCTGATGGCAATTGAGGGATATAACAtgaaaaagcatcaaaatgctcctggcagggagggggaaagcagTCAAACCAAAACACGCAGGGATGGCAAACAGCACCAGAGACAAAATTCAAGGTACACAGGGATTCTCCACTGTGGAAAACCAGATATAATGTGTCCCGACACATGGAAATTTGCCAGTACACAACTTCAGCATAAATCCAGGCAGCTACAAGGgagttttgccactgactttCCCTTTCAGTTTGGCACTGTGCACCAGACAACTCTTCCCAGAGCCCTCCCCGTCAATACGGACACTGCCCATCTCAGCTGGGTGGGTAGCAGGCTCATACCTAATTTATGTAATACACACTTTTAGGGTAAGTGCAAATGAATCACTCTAGGAATTTCCAACGCAAACACATATGCGTGCAAGCAGAGGGGAACAGCTGACAAGATTCAGACGGGTTTGATATACCAGCAGTGAAAGCCGTGAGCCCCAGAGCCCTCTGGAGCTGCATTGCGGGGCAGTGCTGGCGAACACTGGGCAGTGCCAGCAAACCAGCCCCAATCCTCTGCAGGCAAACACTGCTCAGGGCTGGACCTGCCCtacctgcagcacagcctcgCCTGCGGGGACTAACTGGCTTTCTTTGGACTTCAGGCATCAAAAGGAGATGCTTGTCTGTAACAGCAATTAAATCAcagaaaccaaataaaaagtGTCACAAAGAAGTTCAGCCAAGAGGGTAACAGGTGCTTTCTGGCCTCTGAATATCCGGATATGCCCCATCGTGCCTTTTTCAATGgtttataatttatttacagtaatGTCTGTTTGCTACTAGATCTTTTCAGACTTTTATATACTCTTACTTGGAAGCACCCACAATAATTCACTTTGCAAGAATATGCAGCACTTGGCATCACTGCATTCACATTTATCTAGAACAGAATAACCACCTGATGCTAAAAGGAAGAACTGTTTGGGACTAAGCAAGCATCACTTCAATTGCCCCAGTTCTATTAGGGACACCAGGAATGTCACAGTCTCCCTTCCCTGACTTGCAGCTCTctcactgaaaataataaatgatgTAACTGCCAATCTCAAACTGGGTGAACTAATTCATGTCCTCTGGAAGAGGTTCTCCTAGGCGCCTAGGGACTGGATTCATAGTTTGATTTTCTACAGCATATTGGTCTACAAAGTAGCTGAGCTGAAGTCAGCACAGACAGTTGTAACTTCATCTGACAAGGGCAGAAATATTCTAGATTCCCATCAACATCATCCCACCACAGGTGGGaccaggctgcagctctccaaagcagcagctccgTAATCAACCCCACTGCAAGAGACCTTgcagaggcacagagcagggcagtGGGTGCCATGGCTGTAACGCACCCAGGGAACACCCAcaaagcagcctgcagccagcaccccaACAACCCCCCAagccaccagctccctgctgggctgggaacaGGCAATGCCTGGCACAGAGCCCATCACACACCCTTCTAGCGACCTAAAGAGTTTCACAAGGTCGCTATTGAAATCTGCCCAGCAGTGCACAGTAGGGGAGAACAACAAGTTTCTCTCTGTACTCAGGCTACTATCACTCTCATAACACTGTTCTCTTTTTAGGGGCATAATATACAATTTTCCCACTAATCAGGATCACTTGAGTCTCCtcactgtgtgttttcttatttctctccACTACAACAGTATGCTGCTAATGTTATGCCCTTTGCGTAATTCCTTCGcctattaaaatgtaaatgtcaCCGTATGTACACTACATGCAGCTGAAATTTCACACCCGTTTTGGCAGCCAGCATTTGTTAGATCCGATTACCTTCATAAGAACCCTGAAGAGGTGACAGTGGTGTGCACAGGCATGCCCAGGTATCCTTGAACCTacccagccagggctgcatggctgagggctgcaggctcctgcagcCAAGTATTGCCGCTGCTGACCTGCACCGGCACCCACCGCACCTCCAGAGGCACCGGCAGCCCGGCAGGTGCTGCAAACCTGCATGAGCGAACCTGCTGAGGCTGCCATCACACCCTGGCAGCCCAGGTatgcctctgccttccccatTGCCAGTGTGCTTCAAGGTAAGAGTGAGCAGTGGTGATGCCAAACTCGCACAACTCCCCTGCACAAGCCTGCAGGAGCAGACACAGCATGCTAAGGACAGCATCTCTCCTAAACTGGAACTGAAAAGCCTTGAAAATAGGGTGTGAGTGGCCGAACAGCTGCAGTAAATCAGTTTCTACACCAACAGGACCAACATCTACAGCTGCAATGCAAGTCTGATGCAGAGGAAGCCTCAGTAAGGACAGAGGGTCCCAGCaaacttttgaaacaaaacattttaaaaagccagagGAACATGTCCTCAAACAGCAATGTCCCAGCATGGGGCTTTCAAAAATGCCTCAGCCACAAGGAATTTAATTTCATCTGAAGTTGCTGGGGTTCTTCCTTAACACCCTTAGAGCTTTCCAAAGTCACATGGACCTTGCTGGACATCCCTGCCACACTTCCCAGAGAACATCACAAGGCAAAAGTAACAACAAATTACAAGAGACACTAGAACAAAGAATTAATGGGGTTGACATCAGctggaaataaatctttttttaaagacagtcaCATTATCACATACCTGCTCATTTCAGTGCTATGGAAATTAGAAATTCCACTCTGATCCTGCTGTAAATGTGCATAAAGACATTTCTAGGCTCCACTGTGTACAAACACAAGTCTGTGCTCTCCCAGGCAAAGTCCCACAGCAGCTCACATCTCTGGGTCACAGCGGGCCAAACACCggagaaagaaaattgtttggGAACAAGTACGTTCCATGCCAATGGTGGGCAAGCAGGAGGGAGctgataatttttaaactgctgtcCAAGCATCTGTTGGTAGATGCAAGAGCAAAACGAACACTCTGGCTACACCTGCTGTGCAGGAACAGCAGGGCAGCCTTCTGTAACTGCAAAGCAGCACATAGAAAATTAACTTCCAGCGATTATTTGTGCTCTGGCCAGAGCCTAAGCTTACGTCTGAACAAGCCAGAGGAAAGCTACAGGACAtctacagctgctgcttcaaatGCATTCAAGACATACCAAAGAAATTGTTATTCAGACCCCTCTCATtgcaaaaggcaacagaaaaccCATCTGCAGGGCTTCgggcctgcagcagcagcccagagccagcacagggatgctgctgtACCCAGAGGCCAGTACTCACCAGTTTGGATTCTCCAAGCTCTCTCTGAAGACAGACTCCTCACTGAGAGAAGCATACTGTGTCCACGTAAGGCAATGAGTTTTCATAGTCATATTTCTTTTCCGCATATTAAGCCAAGATTCCTCTTCCAAGTAGATGTCGGGCACTTTTAAGACACCGACCTGGCAAACAGAATTacagctttttaagaaaaaaaggtagaaacACTTCCCAGTACTTTTAAAGTGTTACTAGCCTCATAGGGTAAGACTGAGGATTCAGCAGGAGGGCACAACAGCTGTGGATAGCCCAAATATGAACACTCAAATTGTTCAGAAGCTACTGAAGGCCATGTAAACGCTCCAAAATTTAGGGAAGCGGCTCAGTCCCCAGCCAGGCTTCCAAGACCACTGCAGGCCAACTTACCAGCATCACTTCATGCTTCCTGTCTTGCTGATGACAACTAACTTATGACAAAGAAGGATAAGAGAAGCCACTTCCAAACCGTTAAATGCAAGGGAGCCAAACCCACCAGCTAAACCATGAGGGCAGGAGAACAGCTTgcacctctgccctgctccagctcctttcTCCCAGGaggcctcctcctc
It includes:
- the PRELID2 gene encoding PRELI domain-containing protein 2 isoform X10, with protein sequence MGVTVKVHRVYRYPFEQVVASYLRKYPSPMEKHITAVETVEEKTDLSTGIIYWRRIATCQNVIPEILRKVGVLKVPDIYLEEESWLNMRKRNMTMKTHCLTWTQYASLSEESVFRESLENPNWTDFTQKGQISVTGAGLLNCVLEAFAQSFLKQAVRKGIKIMETLLQEQCR
- the PRELID2 gene encoding PRELI domain-containing protein 2 isoform X8 is translated as MGVTVKVHRVYRYPFEQVVASYLRKYPSPMEKHITAVETVEEKTEAVHCRHAWNSVCWTLYLSTGIIYWRRIATCQNVIPEILRKVGVLKVPDIYLEEESWLNMRKRNMTMKTHCLTWTQYASLSEESVFRESLENPNWTDFTQKGQISVTGAGLLNCVLEAFAQSFLKQAVRKGIKIMETLLQEQCR
- the PRELID2 gene encoding PRELI domain-containing protein 2 isoform X6, whose amino-acid sequence is MGVTVKVHRVYRYPFEQVVASYLRKYPSPMEKHITAVETVEEKTEAVHCRHAWNSVCWTLYLSTGIIYWRRIATCQNVIPEILRKVGVLKVPDIYLEEESWLNMRKRNMTMKTHCLTWTQYASLSEESVFRESLENPNWTDFTQKGQISVTGAGLLNCVLEAFAQSFLKQAVRKASIYYFQYLISILPNGLTKKALHLV
- the PRELID2 gene encoding PRELI domain-containing protein 2 isoform X9, giving the protein MGVTVKVHRVYRYPFEQVVASYLRKYPSPMEKHITAVETVEEKTEAVHCRHAWNSVCWTLYLSTGIIYWRRIATCQNVIPEILRKVGVLKVPDIYLEEESWLNMRKRNMTMKTHCLTWTQYASLSEESVFRESLENPNWTDFTQKGQISVTGAGLLNCVLEAFAQSFLKQAVRKGIKIMETLLQEQ
- the PRELID2 gene encoding PRELI domain-containing protein 2 isoform X7; the protein is MGVTVKVHRVYRYPFEQVVASYLRKYPSPMEKHITAVETVEEKTEAVHCRHAWNSVCWTLYLSTGIIYWRRIATCQNVIPEILRKVGVLKVPDIYLEEESWLNMRKRNMTMKTHCLTWTQYASLSEESVFRESLENPNWTDFTQKGQISVTGAGLLNCVLEAFAQSFLKQAVRKYLISILPNGLTKKALHLV